The following are encoded together in the Juglans microcarpa x Juglans regia isolate MS1-56 chromosome 2D, Jm3101_v1.0, whole genome shotgun sequence genome:
- the LOC121248500 gene encoding protein GLUTAMINE DUMPER 4-like — protein sequence MRPANNSTTTVDSGFGNWNSPIPYLFGGLALMLGLISMALVILACSYRKYSLSDSSRPRDAEEKISAAQPANMAVDSEPKIVVIMAGDDNPTYLAKPVSSTSHGADHEQV from the coding sequence ATGAGGCCTGCAAACAACTCCACCACAACCGTTGATTCCGGGTTCGGGAACTGGAACTCTCCCATTCCTTATCTCTTTGGCGGCCTAGCACTCATGTTGGGACTCATTTCGATGGCCTTGGTGATCCTAGCTTGCTCTTATCGTAAATATTCTTTGTCCGACTCATCCCGCCCTAGAGATGCTGAAGAAAAAATATCTGCAGCACAGCCAGCGAACATGGCTGTGGATTCCGAGCCAAAGATTGTTGTCATCATGGCAGGAGATGACAACCCTACGTACTTGGCCAAACCCGTCTCTTCGACATCCCATGGCGCTGATCATGAACAAGTCTAA